In Ailuropoda melanoleuca isolate Jingjing chromosome 4, ASM200744v2, whole genome shotgun sequence, the following proteins share a genomic window:
- the PRR30 gene encoding proline-rich protein 30, whose product MLPQNKDQVLLQNAAPPGRPPLGPSQLVDSSPSHLQPLPPQRPPPCTPPPRSHSPRSHFYSSDSNPDFILHPYSSSLPSSPSFFHQNYLSLSLPPSSSPSHRLYPSPTHTHSSSPSQLQNTSLPYSHCQSPSPPGDCPSSTVTSPTPSLPSGEVHSNRQPWPWHQYGDTGSPGVVGECVASERDPAEFRDPGALAQALVVHLGHRRIAHDLRLLLLQRLWLGRTGQAPVVEYPICLVCLKPRSPSCPIPRYRTGPRLLAFPQLLPCAQGQGSGPLRIGIGFGLRLPRGQARALHLLPERRPEEAGPQGKAAQAGGYQTRASQAPAAQAPGAQARADPARGTPSSRMASLRSTGLQSPNSMRFSGPLPQAPKQATVSPKPRPSSVPKRPASPEPVLRKSPP is encoded by the coding sequence ATGTTGCCTCAAAACAAGGACCAGGTGCTGCTACAGAACGCAGCGCCCCCTGGGCGCCCCCCTCTGGGCCCCTCACAACTTGTGGACTCCTCACCCAGCCACCTacagcctctgcctccccagcGACCACCCccttgcacccctcccccacgGTCCCACTCTCCTCGCTCCCATTTCTACTCTTCTGACTCAAATCCCGACTTTATCCTACACCCTTACTCTTCCTCTCTCCCGAGTTCTCccagtttctttcatcagaattacctctctctttcccttccaccctcttcctctccctcccaccggCTATACCCCTCCCCTACTCACActcattcctcctctccctctcagcTCCAGAACACCTCTCTCCCCTACTCTCATTGCCAGTCTCCTTCCCCCCCAGGAGACTGTCCTAGCTCCACTGTCACTTCCCCGACCCCCAGCCTACCTTCTGGTGAGGTCCACTCAAACAGGCAGCCATGGCCCTGGCATCAGTACGGGGACACCGGGTCCCCTGGGGTGGTGGGAGAATGCGTGGCAAGCGAGAGGGACCCTGCAGAGTTCAGGgacccaggagccctggcccaggccctggtGGTCCACCTGGGGCACCGCCGCATTGCACACGACCTGCGGCTCCTGCTTTTGCAGCGCCTGTGGCTAGGCAGGACTGGCCAGGCCCCAGTTGTAGAGTATCCTATATGCCTGGTGTGCCTCAAGCCCCGCAGCCCCTCTTGCCCCATCCCCAGGTACAGGACTGGACCCCGGCTGCTTGCCTTCCCCCAGCTGCTGCCCTGTGCACAGGGCCAGGGATCCGGACCGCTCCGCATAGGCATTGGTTTTGGCCTCCGCCTGCCTCGGGGCCAGGCCAGGGCCTTGCATCTGTTGCCGGAAAGAAGGCCAGAGGAAGCAGGGCCTCAGGGCAAGGCTGCTCAGGCCGGTGGATATCAAACCCGGGCATCCCAGGCTCCAGCCGCTCAAGCACCAGGGGCTCAGGCGCGGGCAGATCCAGCCCGGGGCACACCCTCCTCCCGGATGGCGAGTCTCAGATCTACAGGCCTTCAATCACCAAACTCTATGCGGTTTTCAGGGCCTCTACCTCAGGCACCCAAACAGGCCACTGTCTCCCCGAAACCCAGGCCTTCCTCTGTGCCCAAGAGGCCTGCCTCTCCAGAGCCCGTTCTCCGAAAGTCACCACCCTAG
- the PREB gene encoding prolactin regulatory element-binding protein, with product MGRRRAPELYRAPFPLYALQVDPSTGLLIAAGGGGAAKTGIKNGVHFLQLEQINGRLSASLLHSHDTETRATMNLALAGNILAAGQDAHCQLLRFQTHQQKGKTKAEKAGSKEQGPRQRKGAAPVEKKSGAETHQEGIELSVENLQAVQTDFSPDPFQKVVCFNHDNTLLATGGTDGFVRIWKVPSLEKVLEFRAHEGEIEDLALGPDGKLVTVGWDLKASVWQKDQLVTQLHWQENGPTFSNTPYRYQACRFGQVPDQPTRLRLFTVQIPHKRLRQPPPCYLTAWDGSTFLPLRTKSCGHEVISCLSVSESGTFLGLGTVTGSVAIYIAFSLQRLYYVREAHGIVVTDVAFLPEKGRGPELLGFHETALFSVAVDSRCQLHLLPSRRSVPVWLLLLLCVGLIITTIVLLQSVFPGFL from the exons ATGGGCCGGCGTCGGGCGCCAGAGCTGTACCGGGCCCCGTTCCCGTTGTATGCGCTTCAGGTCGACCCCAGCACGGGGCTGCTAATCGCTGCAGGCGGAGGAGGCGCTGCCAAGACGGGCATAAAGAATGGCGTG CACTTTCTACAGCTGGAACAGATTAATGGGCGCCTGAGTGCCTCTTTGCTACACTCCCATGACACAGAGACACGGGCTACCATGAACTTGGCGCTGGCTGGTAACATCCTTGCCGCAGGGCAGGATGCCCACTGTCAGCTCCTGCGCTTCCAGACCCATCAGCAGAAGGGCAAAACTAAGGCAGAGAAGGCAG GTTCCAAGGAGCAGGGGCCTCGACAGAGGAAGGGGGCAGCCCCAGTAGAGAAGAAGTCTGGAGCTGAAACCCACCAGGAGGGGATAGAACTCAGTGTAGAGAATTTGCAAGCGGTGCAGACAGACTTCAGCCCTGATCCGTTTCAAAAAGTTGTATGCTTCAACCACGATAACACCCTGCTTGCCACTGGAGGGACGGATGGCTTCGTTCGTATCTGGAAG GTACCCAGCCTAGAGAAAGTTCTGGAGTTCAGAGCCCACGAAGGAGAGATTGAGGACCTGGCTTTGGGGCCTGATGGCAAG TTGGTAACTGTGGGCTGGGACCTTAAGGCCTCCGTGTGGCAGAAGGATCAGCTGGTGACACAGCTGCACTGGCAAGAGAACGGACCCACCTTTTCTAACACGCCTTACCGCTACCAGGCCTGCAG gtttgGGCAGGTTCCAGACCAACCTACCAGGCTGCGACTCTTCACAGTGCAGATTCCCCACAAGCGTCTGcgccagcccccaccctgctACCTCACAGCCTGGGATGGCTCCACTTTCCTGCCCCTTCGGACCAAGTCCTGTGGCCACGAAGTCATCTCCTGCCTTAGTGTCAG TGAGTCGGGTACCTTCCTAGGCCTGGGCACAGTCACGGGCTCGGTCGCCATCTACATAGCTTTCTCTCTCCAG CGCCTCTACTATGTGAGGGAGGCTCATGGCATTGTCGTGACGGATGTGGCCTTTCTACCTGAGAAGGGTCGTGGTCCAGAGCTCCTTGGGTTCCATGAAACTGCCCTGTTCTCTGTGGCTGTGGATAGTCGTTGCCAGCTGCACCTGCTGCCCTCACGGA GGAGTGTTCCCGTGtggctgctgctcctgctgtgTGTCGGGCTTATCATTACGACCATCGTGCTGCTCCAGAGTGTCTTTCCAGGTTTTCTTTAG